A window of the bacterium genome harbors these coding sequences:
- a CDS encoding TlpA disulfide reductase family protein, whose translation MGRELTRVVRFLIAVAVVVLGLTAVQAGPRPAPAFTLPLLSGKTLSLADLKSSPAILLFWAPWCPTCNAEAAAWEREYREWQGKGVALVGIGLLDNRAAVVQFVRQYHLTFPIGYDADGR comes from the coding sequence ATGGGTAGGGAACTGACTCGAGTTGTCCGATTTTTGATCGCGGTCGCCGTCGTGGTCCTAGGGCTGACGGCCGTTCAGGCGGGGCCCCGGCCCGCCCCCGCGTTCACGCTGCCGTTGCTCAGCGGCAAGACGCTCAGCCTCGCCGACCTGAAGAGCTCCCCGGCGATTCTCCTCTTTTGGGCGCCGTGGTGCCCGACGTGCAACGCCGAGGCCGCCGCGTGGGAGCGGGAGTACCGGGAGTGGCAGGGAAAGGGCGTGGCGCTGGTTGGGATCGGGCTGCTTGACAACCGAGCCGCGGTCGTCCAGTTTGTGCGACAGTACCATCTGACGTTTCCGATCGGGTACGACGCCGACGGCCGG